A genomic window from Salvia splendens isolate huo1 chromosome 11, SspV2, whole genome shotgun sequence includes:
- the LOC121756206 gene encoding WAT1-related protein At5g40240-like encodes MLNLIPGFTFVLAVVFRMEVLNCRSSSFLAKTLGTVVSISGAFVVTLYKGPEILTHLSSPKLHYEYIGVLAAQSSWIIGGLFLAADCVVASAYIIVQASILKKYPAELIIVFFYCFFAAILSTFVSLITDRELSAWSLQPNIRLIAVLYSGVFGSAFQVSVTAWCLHKKGPLFVAMFHPLGIVISAVLGVIFLDDILYLGSLLGSVIIVIGFYSVMWGKAKELKVIDKNTTNSEKAPLLPIEYERTTSIDRS; translated from the exons ATGCTGAATCTCATACCCGGATTCACCTTCGTGCTTGCTGTCGTATTCAG GATGGAAGTGCTAAACTGTAGGAGTTCGAGTTTTCTAGCAAAAACGTTGGGAACGGTCGTCTCCATTTCTGGCGCCTTTGTTGTCACTCTGTACAAAGGCCCCGAGATCCTAACTCATCTATCGTCTCCTAAGTTGCATTACGAGTATATTGGTGTATTAGCAGCACAGTCAAGCTGGATTATCGGAGGGTTATTCCTTGCTGCAGACTGTGTCGTAGCTTCAGCCTACATAATTGTACAG GCCTCGATTCTTAAGAAATACCCGGCAGAGCTGATTATAGTATTCTTTTACTGCTTCTTTGCTGCCATTCTGTCGACATTCGTGTCTCTTATTACTGATCGCGAACTTAGTGCTTGGTCGTTGCAGCCTAATATCAGACTGATTGCTGTTCTGTATTCG GGAGTGTTTGGTTCTGCATTCCAAGTCAGTGTAACTGCATGGTGTCTGCACAAAAAGGGTCCTCTTTTCGTTGCAATGTTTCATCCGTTGGGAATTGTGATATCTGCTGTGCTCGGTGTTATCTTCTTGGACGACATACTGTATCTAGGAAG TTTGTTGGGGTCAGTTATCATAGTTATCGGGTTCTACTCCGTGATGTGGGGAAAGGCAAAAGAATTAAAGGTGATTGACAAGAACACAACAAATAGTGAGAAGGCCCCTCTTCTGCCCATTGAGTATGAGCGGACGACGTCAATAGACAGATCATGA